Below is a genomic region from Tissierellales bacterium.
TTCCCTAACAGAACACCCTATCATCTTTACTACGAAACCCTTCCTCTTCAGATAAAGTATATCTTGAAGCCCTATAGTTTCTATTCCACGTAACTCATCCTCTTTTATAACAATTTCCTTATGATATGCAATAGAAGACAATATACCAAGTTTTCTAGCAGTGTCCATTCCACCTATATCATCACTAGGGTCTGCCTCTGCTACACCAAGCTCTTGCGCTGTTTTTAGTATCTCTGAAAATTCTCTAGGTTCTTTGAATAACTCTGTCAAAATATAATTACAAGTACCGTTTAATATTCCCTTTATAGAATAGATTTCATCAAGCATCGCTTGCTGCTTTATGGGATCTATAACTGGCATACCTCCACCAGTAGTTGCTTCTATAAAAAATGCTACATTGTTTTCCTTTGCAAGTTCTAGTAATTCCTTCAAATGTGGTGCTACTGCAGCTTTGTTTGCTGTTATAATATTTTTCCCGTTTTTTATTGCCCTTTTCATATACTCTACACTAATATCTGTACCACCCATTGCAAAGATTAGCGTTTTGATATTTGAATCTTCAAGCAAATCATCCGCATCACATGTAAGCATTTCTTTCGAACAAGTGCTTTTTCTAGCTTTTTTTAAATCTCTGACCAATACTTTCAATATCTTGGCATCTGTAAAATAGGTCGAAAATGGCCCCTTTTTATTTTCCATCATTTCATAAACACCACTTCCTACTACTCCAAATCCCATTAATCCAATACCATGCATCGCCTTTACCTCCTGTCATTTTTTATTTTCGCAGAGCTTGATTTGTCAGATTATTCTGTCGCTTCCACGAAAACATTTGTCTTTTCTCAAAAAACACTTGTCTTTTGTTGAAAAACATTATAACATAGTGGTTATAATAAAACAAGAATAATCAAAGAAATTAGGAGGTATCAAAATGTTTTATAAGAGTACAAGACCATCAGATGAAAAATTAACTGCCTCTGAAGCTATATTAAAGGGAATCGCCGACAATGGCGGTCTCTTCGTTTCAGAATCTTTCAATAAAGTAGATTTAAATTGGGATATAATAAAAAACGGAAGCTATGAAGACGT
It encodes:
- a CDS encoding homoserine dehydrogenase, encoding MHGIGLMGFGVVGSGVYEMMENKKGPFSTYFTDAKILKVLVRDLKKARKSTCSKEMLTCDADDLLEDSNIKTLIFAMGGTDISVEYMKRAIKNGKNIITANKAAVAPHLKELLELAKENNVAFFIEATTGGGMPVIDPIKQQAMLDEIYSIKGILNGTCNYILTELFKEPREFSEILKTAQELGVAEADPSDDIGGMDTARKLGILSSIAYHKEIVIKEDELRGIETIGLQDILYLKRKGFVVKMIGCSVRENDRYDYMVSPMVLEKNSRMGQIDGAMNGVVIEGKYMDSVDFKGLGAGQMPTANAVVSDLIRVLSGQNGWDIKLNQEHIKRDENLIEKKYYLRISDVDKTNLDNCCLELKKFGLEISEKSENNIFYETKKMSRSELKKIVAGISSSRLKDAQSIFWAPIEI